GGATCAGGCTATTCATCTCATAAATTTGATATATGTGTAGGAACAGTTCCACCGCCGCCATCCAATGATAATTGTACCAATGCTATAAGTGTTCCTGTGAATTCTGGAATGGATTGTATCAATGTTACTTCCGGAACAACTTTATCTTCAACGAAGTCTGCTGTATCTTGTGACTCTTTCTCCAGATATGATGTGTGGTATAAATTTATAGCAACTGATACCAAGCATATCATTAAATTGATTAATAAAGTTGCTGTGGGAGAACCAAACTCTTTGGGAGGATTAAATTTTAATGTGCTTGGTGGCAGTTGTGGTAATTCTGTATGTGTAGGAATGGGAGGGGCAGTTGGGCTTGTTACTGGTCTTACAGTGGGAGAAACTTATTATCTCAGACTATTTGATGTAGAAGGAAAACCCTATTCGGGTTTCAATTTTGATTTATGTATTACAAAAGATTTGACACCGATTCCAGTAAATGACGAATGTGCAAATGCGGTCTCTTTGGTCGTTAATCCGGATTTGACCTGTGTCGGGGGACTTGAAGGAAGTACTTTGGGAGCAACAGTTTCAACGATGTTACCAGCAGCTTCGTGTGCTGGAATCGGGGTACAGAATGACGTTTGGTTTAAGTTTGTTGCCACAGGAACCAGCCACAGAATTAGTTTTAAAAACATTCTGGATGTTGGAGTGAGTGGTGTACAGCAGGATATACGATTTGAGATTTTCAAAGGTAGTTGTAGTAGTTTAACAAGTGTAAAATGTGGTGGAAGCGTTAATAGTTCTAGTTACATTAATAACGTTTCGGGGCTGGTTGTAGGTGAAACCTATTATATAAGGGCATACAGTACAGGTGTTGGTATTACCGTTAAATTCAATATATGTGTGGGGACATTGCTGCCTCCTGTTAATGATGATTGTACTGGTGCTTTGCCGGTTTCAAACTTCCCATATACTTATACACAGGTTGATGCTGAGCATACTACCAATAATAACGGATTTATAAACTCTTGCAATTCTGGGATGAATGACGGAACATGGTTTACTTTCGTGGGTGATGGTTTCCTACATAAGATTACAGTTTCAAGACCTTTAAATAGCAGATTTAATTTTAGTATTGGTGCATATAAAGGAAGTTGTGGAAACTTGACGTGTGTAAAAAGAGTAGATTTTACTGGCTCAAGCCCGGTTATAATGGATTTGCCAACTGTTGCGGGAACCGTATATTATATAAATATTGGAGATCGGGATTACTATACTGATACAGTAGAAGGTATTTTTACTATTACTATAGAAAAGGTAACCAGTCTTGGTACTTCCGAGGTTTTCCAAAATACAGAAAGTATAGATGTATATCCGAATCCATTTACAAACGTACTGAATATTTCAAAAGCAGATAAGGTAAAATCAGTTTCTATTCTGGATTCTTCCGGAAGATTGGTTAAAACAATTGAAAAACCTTCTTCTGAACTTCAGTTGAGAGATCTTAAAGAAGGATTATATTTAGTTGTTTTGAATATGAAAGACGGATCTAAACAAGCCGTTAAAGCAATGAAGAGATAATATAATTTCTTAAAAAATAGAAAAGAGAGACTGTTCAATTTGTGCGGTCTCTCTTTTTTTTGAGTGAAATTGCCTTATGTTAAAAGAAAAGTTGTATTTGTTGTCATATGATGAAAAAAATATTTTTTTTATTGCTGATTTTCACTAGATTTGAGTAACTAATACTGATTTATATGAAAAATTTTTTACTCGTTGGTTTTTTAATAACTGGCTTTTTATCCTCCGCACAGACTTACTGTACGCCAGCATTTGCTAGTGGGTGTAGTGGAGGAGATGTGATAGATTCTTTTGCAATTCCGGGTGCCGGATTTGATCATGCGAATACAGGTTGTTCTACCGATGCCTATGGAGATTACACTTCTATGACGATCAATCTGAATGCAGGTTTAAACTATGATTTTAGCGTTAAACATGATTATAGTGATCAGAATGTGCGCATCTGGATAGATTTTAATAATGACGGAACTTTTGATGATGCAGCCCCCGAGCTTGTAGCTTCAGCAAGCAGTACTCTTGTAGGAGCTAACAATATTACTTCAGGGCTTATAACAATTCCTTCTACCGTAACTCCTGGTACTTACAGAATGAGAGTAGGAGATAGATTCTCCAGTGATCCTATTCCTTGTAATACAGATGGCTATGGAGAAGCACATGATTATACAGTTGTGATAGGAGCGGTTCCGACCTGTTTTGCCCCAACCAGCTTAACGGTTTCAGCTGTTACTACAAATACAGCTCAGATTGCATGGACAGCTCCAACTTCTGCTCCGGGCAGCGGCTATGAATATTATTACTCAACATCCAGTACATATCCTACGGCTGCTACTGTAGTTTCCGGAACTAGTAATGCTGTAACAGCTAATTTGTCTACACTTGCTCCGGCTACTGTTTATCACGTATGGGTACGTTCTGCATGCAGTACTACAGACAAGAGTGCATGGTCTCAAATGGCAACATTTATGACAGCTTGTGTTTCTGTTGGCGTGCCATACGCACTGGATTTCGAAAGTATAACTCCACCTGATCTTCCGAATTGCACCTCAGTAGTGAATGATGGTTCAGGAAATATGTGGGAAACTGGTGATCTGGACGCTCAAGGATTTACAGGAAATGTCCTTCAGTATTCTTATGACTATGCCAATAATGCTGATACCTGGTTTTTCACTAATGGAATCAACCTTACAGCAGGAGTTACTTATAGAGTTAAATATAAATATGCAAATGCAGAAGGATTTGTATATGCTGAGAAATTAAAAGTAGCCTACGGAACTTCAGCTACAGGTGCAGGAATGACCAATACACTGGCAGATCACCCGAATGTAGTTACCAGTACAGCAACAAGTGCTTTTGTGAACTTTACACCAACTACAACAGGGGTATATTATATTGGGTTCCAGGCATATTCTGATGCTAACATGAACCAGCTGTATGTAGATGATATTAATGTAGATGTTGCTCCTGCTTGTAGTGAGCCAACTGCTCTGGCTATTTCAAATATAACTGCCGGAGGAGCCACGGTTTCCTGGACAGCTGCCACTCCCGTACCTGCAAACGGATATGATATTTATTACAGCACAACCAATATAGCTCCTACAGCGGCAAGCACACCAAATTTCACAGGAGTTACAGCAACTACTTATAACATTCCAAGTTTAGCACCTTCCACTGCGTATCATGTATGGGTGAGATCTGCATGTAGTGCAACAAGCAAAAGCGCATGGAGTGATCCCGTTACATTTACTACGCTGTGTTCAAGTGCAAACCTTCCTTATCTAGTAGATTTTGAAAGTGTTACTACTCCGGATCTTCCTGGATGCACGATGAACACCAACATGGGATCCGGAAATAACTGGGAAACTGCAGATCCTCCTTCTGATAGCCAGGGATTTACTACCAATGTACTAAGATATCATTATAATTCTTCCAATTCAGCCAATGCATGGTTCTTTACTCAAGGATTGAACCTGACAGCAGGAGTACAATACACAATCAGCTATAAATATGGGAATAACTCATCTACCTATGCTGAAAAACTTAAAGTAGCTTACGGAACTTCACCGGTTGAATCTGCAATGACTAATTCAGTGGCAGATTATCCTTCAATCAACGATGAAATGGCTCATACAGAGTCTATAACGTTTACAGTTCCTGCTACCGGAGTGTATTTCTTTGGATTTAATGCCTATTCAGATGCGGACCAGTTTAATCTGTATGTAGATGATATAAGCATCAATAATGCGAACCTGGCAACATCTGAGGTTGCTGCAACAAAAAACAGTATCAGAGTATATCCTAATCCATTTACAGATGTATTGAATATCTCTGAAGTGAAAAATGTGAAAAATGTATCAGTAACGGATGTTACGGGAAGATTAGTGAAAACTATTGCAAACCCTGAATCTACGATACATTTAAGAGATTTAATGCAGGGCGTTTACTTAGTAACTTTAGAAATGAAAGACGGATCTAAGCAGACTATCAAAGCCATTAAAAAATAATTTATCATTTAAATAAAAAGAAAGAGACGGGTCATTAATGATCCGTTCTTTTTATTGCACAAACTTTGAAAATCAATGATTAAAAGAAAGATGAGCGAAAAAATTCACTCATCTTTTTTATTTTGTCATATGACTATTTTGTAATATAAATCATTAAGAATTATCCATTATTTATTAGGTACCGGCTGTATCTCTCCCTTATTCATAAGGTCAAAAACAGTAGGGAAGAACATTACTAATATAAAGTAGACGATGATCATCAGCACCACCAGTGCAAAAAGAATGATCACTAAACTATTCGGTTTGTTTTTCTTTTTTGATTCCATGATTTTGTGGTATTTTGTGAATAAATTATATTGATATTCAATATCAAGCTAATTTCTTGCCACACTTCTTGCAATACCTTGCATCATCATCAATATCTTCGTTACCACAGCGCTCACAGATCAGTTCCAGGTTTTGTCTCTTGTTTCTCATTTCTGCTGTTACAATACCGGTAGGAACTGCAATAATAGAGTAACCGGCCAGCATCAGAACAACTGCAAAAAACTTTCCTAAAGGCGTGATTGGGGATACATCACCATATCCTACAGTAGTTACCGTAACAACTGCCCAATAGATAGATTGAGGTATGGTTTCAAATCCCTGTCGTCCACCTTCCACCATAAACATCAGTGATCCTACAATAACTGAGAATATAATCAGGAATAAAAGGAAAATGTAAATTTTTCTCGAACTGTTTTTCAGAGCCCTTACAATAAGGTAGCCGTCATTCATAAAATCCAGTAAATTGAAAATCCTGAAAATCCTCAACATTCTCAGCATTCTGAAAATCAGGAAATACTTAGTGATAGGAAAGAAAAAGCTGAGGAAAAAAGGAACCAGAGCGAGAAAGTCTATTACCCCGAAAAAACTGAAAATATAACTTCTTTTATTCTTTACCACTGCAATACGCATAGAATACTCGAGAGTGAAGAAAATAGAAATCACCCACTCCAGAATCAGGAAAGTATAATGAAACCTTTTATCAAGCTTAGGTACACTTTCCATCATAATGATGGCAGTACTTGCAAGAATTAAAGATAGTAATATGATATCGAACAGTTTTCCGAGTCTGGTATCGGAGCGATAAATGATCCGGTAAAGGAATCTTTTCCAAAGAATGTCTTCAGGAATTAGATTATGTTCTCTTTCCATTTATATAGGTTATTTCACAGCGAAGTTAGTAATTTCTATAAAGTATAGGGTAAAGATATGATTGTTAAAAGAATCTTGCAAATGTTAAAGAATTTTCTATCATTAAAAAGTGAATTATTTAGGTTTAATTTGATGATTTTCAATACATTATAATAAGTAAAATACGAATAAAATATGACATATAAAAATTTATTTTTTAACATAATATTGATTCAAGTTTGTAATTTTATCCAACAAAAGCTTTATATCATGAGAAAAATTTTAACCTTGTTTATTCTGTTTTTCATAAGCAGTTTTGTACATGCTCAGGTCGGGATTAATACCACGGCTCCAAATGGTGCTTCAGTATTGGATATAGTCTCCAACCAGAAAGGAATTCTCATTCCTCGCCTTACAGATACTGACCGGGATACAAACCTGGCAGATAATGACGTTTCCACAGTACCTCCTGCAGGGGTTGTGAATGCTAACCTTACTGCAGGAACACTTATTTTTAATACGACAACGAATAACTTCCAGTATTGGGATGGTACCCTCTGGAGACAGCTTTTTGTTCCCACATCTTCTCAGGCTGGTAACGACGGTGTCGTTAAAATAAATTCTGGAAACGCAAATGTAAAACCCTCATTCAGTTTAAGTGCGGCAGGAAGCGGGTATGGACCAAGACAACAGGTGCTTTATACCACACCGCTGATTTTTGCAGCAAGTCCTACTACAAGCTGGCCGGAAACCACAGTACCATTTCCGGGAGTTACATCCAATATTTATGTTGCAGCTACTGGTAAATGGAGAGAAAATGAAATTAACGGACAGGTCCATGTCTGGAGAGCCATCGCTACTATTACTCCGGGGTCCAATTCTTCAGGATCCGTAAAGGCTACTTTTAAAAATCCTGACTCAGGTTTTGAAATTAACTCTATCCAGTTGGTACCAAGCGGTTCAAGTGGAACAGGTAACATTCTTACATTCTATTTCTATACCATTGCAGATCCTGCGAGTCTTGATCCGGGAAGAGGTTACCAGCTTTTTATGGAAGCCGATATAAGCTGTGGTGTGGTAATGGAGTCCTTTACAAGAGTATCGCTTTTCAAAGATTAACAGTCTATTTATTTTTTTATATCAAATTCAAACCGGCCGATGAAAGCCGGTTTTTTATTGAAGCAGAAATATTCTTTGGGTTTTTAGTAAAATTAATATCTTCGCTGTAACCGTAAAATATAAATTAATGAAGCTAAAAACTGTAATTGCAAAGATTGAAGAGGAAATAAATATCAGACAGGCAGAAGATTTTGATAATGTAGGCCTGTTGTGTGGTGTTTATGATCGTGATGTATCTGGGATTCTGGTTTGTCATGATGCTTTGGAAAATGTTGTAGATGAGGCTGTTGAAAGAAACTGTAATCTTATTGTATGTTTCCATCCGATTATATTTTCCGGACTCAAATCTTTAACAGGAAAAAACTATGTAGAAAGAGCCGTTTTAAAGGCTATTGAAAATAAAGTGGCTATCTATGCCATTCACACAGCATTTGATAATGATTTCTTTGGAGTTAATTATGGAATTTGCAGTCAGTTGGGATTAAAGAATATGAAAATTCTTCAGCCGAAAGAAAATAATTTAAAACAGCTGACGGTTTTTGTTCCGAAAGAGCATTCTGAAAAAGTCAAAGAAGCTATGTTTTCAGCAGGAGCAGGAAATATCGGTTTCTATGACGAATGCAGTTTTACGGTCAATGGTAACGGAACATTCAGACCTGTAGAGGGCTCAAATCCATTCTCAGGACAGCAAGGTATTCGTGAAAATGCAGATGAAGACATGATCTCTGTGATTTTTGAAGGCTTTAAACAAGGTCAGATTGTGGGAGCGATGAAAGACGCACATCCTTATGAAGAAGTGGCTCACCAAGTATACAGTCTGGATAATAAAAACCATCATGCCGGACTGGGAATGTATGGTGACCTGGAAGAAGAAATGGATGAAAAAGATTTCCTGAGATTTGTAAAAGAAAAATTTGGTCTTGAAGTGATAAAACATTCCTTTTTCAACAATAAAAAAATCAAAAGAGTAGGGGTTCTTGGAGGTTCCGGAGCGAGTGGAATAAGATCTGCGGCTTCCAGGAAATGTGATGCTTATCTTACCGGAGATCTTAAATATCACGACTATTTTTTAGCAGAGTCTAAAATGCTGATTTGCGATATAGGCCATTATGAATCAGAACAATTTGTTACCCAACAATTATTTGAAATTTTATCACAAAAATTTAGTACATTTGCAATTTCAAAATCTATTGAAAAAACAAACCCAGTAAATTATTTCATTTAAATATGGCAAAAACCAACGATATTTCAGTTGAAGAAAAATTAAGAGCTTTATACGATTTACAGATCATTGATTCAAGATTGGATGAAATCCGAAATACTAGAGGAGAATTGCCAATTGAAGTTGAAGATCTTGAAATCGAGATCGAAGGTCTTGAAAAAAGAGCTGAAAAATTTCATGCTGATATCAAAGATCAGGAAGATCAGATCAAAACAAAGTATGAAGTTATTAACCATGCTAAAACTTTAATTGAGAAATACAAATCTCAGCAGGATAATGTAAGAAACAATAAAGAGTTTGAAGCATTAGGAAAGGAAATGGAATTCCAGGATCTGGAAATTCAGCTTGCAGAAAAAAGAATTAAAGAATTCGGAGTTAAAATTGCTCACAAAAACG
The window above is part of the Chryseobacterium sp. MA9 genome. Proteins encoded here:
- a CDS encoding GEVED domain-containing protein, with translation MKNFLLVGFLITGFLSSAQTYCTPAFASGCSGGDVIDSFAIPGAGFDHANTGCSTDAYGDYTSMTINLNAGLNYDFSVKHDYSDQNVRIWIDFNNDGTFDDAAPELVASASSTLVGANNITSGLITIPSTVTPGTYRMRVGDRFSSDPIPCNTDGYGEAHDYTVVIGAVPTCFAPTSLTVSAVTTNTAQIAWTAPTSAPGSGYEYYYSTSSTYPTAATVVSGTSNAVTANLSTLAPATVYHVWVRSACSTTDKSAWSQMATFMTACVSVGVPYALDFESITPPDLPNCTSVVNDGSGNMWETGDLDAQGFTGNVLQYSYDYANNADTWFFTNGINLTAGVTYRVKYKYANAEGFVYAEKLKVAYGTSATGAGMTNTLADHPNVVTSTATSAFVNFTPTTTGVYYIGFQAYSDANMNQLYVDDINVDVAPACSEPTALAISNITAGGATVSWTAATPVPANGYDIYYSTTNIAPTAASTPNFTGVTATTYNIPSLAPSTAYHVWVRSACSATSKSAWSDPVTFTTLCSSANLPYLVDFESVTTPDLPGCTMNTNMGSGNNWETADPPSDSQGFTTNVLRYHYNSSNSANAWFFTQGLNLTAGVQYTISYKYGNNSSTYAEKLKVAYGTSPVESAMTNSVADYPSINDEMAHTESITFTVPATGVYFFGFNAYSDADQFNLYVDDISINNANLATSEVAATKNSIRVYPNPFTDVLNISEVKNVKNVSVTDVTGRLVKTIANPESTIHLRDLMQGVYLVTLEMKDGSKQTIKAIKK
- a CDS encoding T9SS type A sorting domain-containing protein, coding for MKKILFLCLLMVSIVLNAQIKLGAGSTDMGNAPVNSGFTFSYSQQIYTKQEINADAAGNITGLKFYLTPSANPAYLSSWVVYLGHTTKNSLNYQTGWIPVGEMTQVYSGAVTNVNGVVEVTFATPFPYDNARNLVIAVDENGFNSNSNNPFFVYNTMEQALYTENNTVNPDPANPPIGHFLPYKPVVSLMGLVPNPLPDCPIINYPANNASSVPVLPNFTWAAVQGATSYKVSVGTTPGGTDIVNQQSVTTTNFTPSSPLLASTVYYLKITAVGLAGESSGCVNQKFTTVPGIPFNDECINAINLTVNPDVNCVSFTSGTTVMSTVSSPASSCGTSTGDVWYKFTATSSTHTVNLKDVTSVPLGGGYVYFQVLKGDCGNLTSILCSGSGCGYVTSASCPLSIINNLTVGETYYIKVFSGSGYSSHKFDICVGTVPPPPSNDNCTNAISVPVNSGMDCINVTSGTTLSSTKSAVSCDSFSRYDVWYKFIATDTKHIIKLINKVAVGEPNSLGGLNFNVLGGSCGNSVCVGMGGAVGLVTGLTVGETYYLRLFDVEGKPYSGFNFDLCITKDLTPIPVNDECANAVSLVVNPDLTCVGGLEGSTLGATVSTMLPAASCAGIGVQNDVWFKFVATGTSHRISFKNILDVGVSGVQQDIRFEIFKGSCSSLTSVKCGGSVNSSSYINNVSGLVVGETYYIRAYSTGVGITVKFNICVGTLLPPVNDDCTGALPVSNFPYTYTQVDAEHTTNNNGFINSCNSGMNDGTWFTFVGDGFLHKITVSRPLNSRFNFSIGAYKGSCGNLTCVKRVDFTGSSPVIMDLPTVAGTVYYINIGDRDYYTDTVEGIFTITIEKVTSLGTSEVFQNTESIDVYPNPFTNVLNISKADKVKSVSILDSSGRLVKTIEKPSSELQLRDLKEGLYLVVLNMKDGSKQAVKAMKR
- a CDS encoding zinc ribbon domain-containing protein, encoding MAKTNDISVEEKLRALYDLQIIDSRLDEIRNTRGELPIEVEDLEIEIEGLEKRAEKFHADIKDQEDQIKTKYEVINHAKTLIEKYKSQQDNVRNNKEFEALGKEMEFQDLEIQLAEKRIKEFGVKIAHKNETLSELNTKIDDLKSHLKFKKEELDGLISETQKEEEYLLEQSKEYAGKIDERLLASYNRIRTNSINGLAVVGLERGAPKGSFFTIPPQKQMEIAQRKKIIIDEHSGKILVDDELVMEENERMKSVIKF
- a CDS encoding ion transporter, yielding MEREHNLIPEDILWKRFLYRIIYRSDTRLGKLFDIILLSLILASTAIIMMESVPKLDKRFHYTFLILEWVISIFFTLEYSMRIAVVKNKRSYIFSFFGVIDFLALVPFFLSFFFPITKYFLIFRMLRMLRIFRIFNLLDFMNDGYLIVRALKNSSRKIYIFLLFLIIFSVIVGSLMFMVEGGRQGFETIPQSIYWAVVTVTTVGYGDVSPITPLGKFFAVVLMLAGYSIIAVPTGIVTAEMRNKRQNLELICERCGNEDIDDDARYCKKCGKKLA
- a CDS encoding Nif3-like dinuclear metal center hexameric protein, coding for MKLKTVIAKIEEEINIRQAEDFDNVGLLCGVYDRDVSGILVCHDALENVVDEAVERNCNLIVCFHPIIFSGLKSLTGKNYVERAVLKAIENKVAIYAIHTAFDNDFFGVNYGICSQLGLKNMKILQPKENNLKQLTVFVPKEHSEKVKEAMFSAGAGNIGFYDECSFTVNGNGTFRPVEGSNPFSGQQGIRENADEDMISVIFEGFKQGQIVGAMKDAHPYEEVAHQVYSLDNKNHHAGLGMYGDLEEEMDEKDFLRFVKEKFGLEVIKHSFFNNKKIKRVGVLGGSGASGIRSAASRKCDAYLTGDLKYHDYFLAESKMLICDIGHYESEQFVTQQLFEILSQKFSTFAISKSIEKTNPVNYFI